Below is a genomic region from bacterium.
CCTTCTCTCAATCACAAGAAGGAGACACTCCCGAAGATACTCGCGAGCGTAGCGGTGAGCATTTCGACATTAAACCTTACGCGCCGAGTGACGGTGTGCGTAGATTACTATGGAAGACCTATGCTCGCTCGGGCGAGTTATTCGTACGTCAACCCGAGCCGGCGCTGTTCCCCGAAGGAGAAGTAGCGGTTTTTGTAGTCGCCAACAAAGATGAAGACTACGTTGTCGGCGCATTTATGTCCTATCTGGAGCAACTACGCCTCGCCCAAGTTGAATGCCTACTTGGCACCGATGTCGCGGCTAATACGCTCCCCTTGGTTAAGTCTGGACTCAACTCTAAGACCAGTGAACAAGTTTATGAACTACTAATCAATTATGTCTTTGAGCGAACTTGCGGCTCTGGGGAATCTTTCGCTGAATATCTTCGAGAATTAACAAATCAGAAAAAACTCCCGGAACGGATAATTATTTTTGGCCCAGAAGAAAGAGCGAATTGGTTTACGAATATTAGCTCACAAGTCGGCGCTAGCACTCAAGCCAGCACCAAGTTAAGCGTCGCTCTAATCAAAAAGGGCGCTTTACCGCATAGCTCCGGAACCAATTTCATACTTAAAAATTTACCCAGCACTCTGCATAGGATTTTACCACTTAGCTACCAAGTAGAGAGGCCTAAACAGCAAGCAAAAACTGCCCAACAAATCACCAATGCCGGGGCACAATTAATTATTTGCGAATCGGCACAGAACCAGCAATTAGAAAAGCAGGTAGCGCGGAGAGACTCAGCTTGGCACTAAATCCCCTTGAAAATGCAGATCATGCAAAGCGCTTTTTGCTGCTCCAGACCCTGCGCTGCATTGGGGCAATTTGTCTACTGTATTTTGTCGCCAAAGCATCCGATCTTGGAACTTCAAACCTGCTGCTTAGCTTGGCAACCTGCAGTGGCATAATTTCCGCAGGGGTTCTCCTTGCCAGAGGAGTAAAACTCAAGGGCAGCTTAGCACTGCATGGCGCAATAGTTGCAATTCTTTATTTAGGTATTTTTCTGACGAGTTATTTGCTGCCCAGCACTAAGCCTGCAAATGATTTTTTCACCTATAGAATTGGTAGTCATCTCGACTTAATCCTTTTCAGCTATTGCCTGGCACATATATCAACATGGCTTTTTTGGACAAAACAACTCACCGATACAGTAGAAATGTTCGTGGCTAGTTCTTTAATCATCTGGCTCTTAGCTGGTCATCGCCAGTACCAACTTGACGCGCCAAAACGCATTGGGGAACTTTCCTGGTATTTTGGCATTGCCCCAGAGTGGCTTTTTCTAATCTTGGGGGCGATTGCCACAACCATAATTACGACTTATGCGATCAGTTCTCATCGGCGCGCCCTGTTTAATTGCTTAAATCCAGTCGCTAAGCGCGGCAAACTTCAACCCCTGGCAAGTATTCTGATTACGCTGCTGTTACTGAGCTGCCTAGCGCTTTTGGCAAACAACATCAAGCAAAGCTACGCCCAAGAAATGGATCGGAGTTCCGAAGGGGTAGGACGCGATCAAAACAAGGAAGGCGACAGCAATTTAGGATTTCACTCAGCAGTCGGAAAAACCAAACAACCCGCCGCCCTCGTGCGCTTCGAATCAGATTACCGTGATAACCCAACTGCTCCAATGCTCTACTTCCGCGAAGGCTCACTATCGGAGTTTAATGGCCATGAATTGGTTCTAGCATCGCCTGATTACGATCGCGATGTTCCGCGCATTAAACCTGGAGAGCCCTACACAACGATTGGGAAAAATAATTACGACGACGAAAAGAATCGCACAGAAATCGTGCAGTCTATTTTCCTACTGGCAGAACATCAAGCCCCCTTCGGTATTGATTACCCCACTTCAATCCGTGCCCTGGGTAACCCCGACCCAAAGAAATTTTTACTTGCATATCAAGTAACTTCCTTAGCGCCACACGTTAACCCGGAAACGTTAATTGACTCTGCTAGCGGCGATTCGAGTTGGAGCAAATTAATCTGGGATCATTATTTGCGCGCTCCAGGAAGCAAAAGCTTAAAACGCTTCGAACTTCCAGCGACTGATTCTGCTACACCAGTGCTGGATGAATTTGGGGAAGACTTACGCTATGCCATGCTTTCAAAGCTTCTGACCGAGGGCTTGGAAAATGACGTGGAGAAAACTTTAGCAATCACGCGCTACCTCTCCCAAGAAAGCATTTATACACGTCAGCCTAATCATACTGTACCAGCAAATGGCGATGCCGTTGCTCCTTATATCTTTGCACAAGAAAAGCGCGGCTACTGCGTACATTTCGCCCACGCTGCAGTTTACTTACTACGCCTCGCAAGCATTCCTGCTCGAATCGGCACTGGTTATTTAACCGACTTGTCTTACGCCAAAGATGGGCACATCTTACTGCAGCTCGGTGACCGCCATGCTTGGCCCGAAGTTTACATCCAAGGTTACGGCTGGGCAGTGTTTGATATTCAACCTGCAAGAGCAGAAAATGAACCGACCTTAGTGCCGGATGAAAAACTACTTGAAGATTTAATGAGTAAAATTGATCCGATTAAGGCAAATTTTCCTCCAGGTAAAAGCGAAGCTTCCAATCAATCACTCGATGACGAGATTGGTCAGTCCTTACTAAATACAAAATTCTTACTTATTACAGTTTTATTACTTGCCAGCCTGTTTGTGATCGCCAAAGGATACTTACGATTTGCCTGGAAATTTACGAGCGACCCGCGTAAAAAAGTTGAACTGGCGCATCGATCGCTATCCTTACTAGCTGCAGATTTGGGGAAATTTAGAGATTGCGGAGAAACGAGACTTGAATTTGCCAAGCGTCTATCCGAGGAAGAGCAATTTAGTCTTGAAAGATTAGCCCGCGCGCATGAGCGAGTGAAATATCAGGCACTGGAGACTCAAATTGAAATCACGAACACTGATGCCTTAGTCAAAGAATCGCTTAATTCGTATGAACGCAAACGCGATCGATTTAAACGCGCCCTCTCCTTTTTCAGCCCCTTATCATTTCTGAGGATTTCGAAATGGTAAAGTTAACATTTTTTCGTCATTGCGATCCCTTCGGCTACACTCAGGATAAACTCCGCGTGGCAATGATGGCAGTTGCGATCCTATCTTGGAGTTGCTACGCGCAATTTAGCGGAGCACAGACTGCACTGACTCCTGCAATCGAGAATCTCGAGGAATCTTCTGATGTCGAACAGTTAATTGAACAAGCTGCAGAACTTTTCGTAGCTAAGCGCCCAATTGATGCACGTAATAAACTACTTAAGGCAGCAGAAGTTGCGCCGAACGATTTTCGCCCGCAGATGTATCTGGGAGAATACTATCTGGCTCAAGTTGGGCATTTTCGCCTGGCACTTAAATATTTAAAGAATGCGGAGCAAATCTTTAATGCGCTTTATAGCGACGGCAAGGGGAATATTAAGAATCCAGAACGCTGGAAAGATCACGCCAATCTTTTATATTTACTAGCTGAAGGATTCTTGAATTTAGATCAATATCAAAAATCGCTAGAAATTATTGAGAATTTCGAATCTCGTTATTGGAGGGATTCTTTGCCCGGCACCAAAGCCTGGGTCTTACTTAAACTCAAGCGTGTCGATGAAGCGATTAAAGTCGCACAAGCAGGAATCTTACGTGGCGCAGAACCCGGAAGAACATTTAATATTTTAGGCATACTATTTTCGGTTAAAGATACGCGCGAGCTTTCACTTGACGCTTTTGCCCAGGCGCTTGAAGCTGAAAAAGCTCTGGGTAGCCTGGGTCAACCGGCTACTCCACTTAACAATGCCGGCGAAGTCTACCGTGAACTTTTTCGTGATGAAGAAGCCGAAGGTGCCTGGCGTAACGCGCTTTCTTTCTCCGATGGCTGTGAACATATTTTACCAAGCTTAAACTCTGCAATTCTTTTTACCGATGAATTGCGCTTGCTGCAGGCAAAGCGCGCGTTGAATGATTTTGAGGCTTGCTTTAAGGCTCAAGGTGACAAAGCCGATACAGAGCACCGCGGGTTAATTGCTCTACAGCGTGGCAGAATTGCTCTGCACTCAGGGCAACTCGATCAAGCCCTAGCCGAAATCGAGAAAGCACGCGAACGCGAACAGTGGTTTGGTAAAATCGGCACAAATGAGAATGACTTACGCTTTGCGGCAACAATTGCGGCAGCTCAAGTTAATCGGGACTATCTTGCCGCCAGTAAAGATCGTGCCTACCCGAGCATTTCTTCCTGGGCCTATGCATTTGTCGAAAACATGGAAAGACGGCTACGCTCTTGGTGGCTATTTCGACGCGCTCGTACCATTGCGATTGAGGAATTAGAAGACTTCGAGGATTTGTCAATCCGCAACACTGACTCGATGCTTGAATACCCGACACTGGGTGAATTAACTGCGGGGTTTCCGCGACGAGCTTTTGCCCGACGCATTGCGCGTATTGAAGATTTGGACAAGCGTGCTCAAGCTAAAATATATTACCGTTTTTATCTTTTAATGAATGAAATTGCCCACGGAAAGACGGCACGCGCAGAAGAAAAGCTAACTGAAATCTTAAATCAACTTCGGCCCTTTGATCGCCTAATGCGCGCCACTGTGATCGCTCAGATTATTAAAGTCCGTAAAGACTCCCGCTGGTTTGGTCACTTCCCCGATACAAGCGACTACCCACTAGTTGAGCAATTATTTTTACTTGCCCCTGCTTCAATTCGATCACTAGACTTAAAGCTGCCAGTCAGAGTTTTAATTCCAGAAAAATCAAGTGACTTACTGGAAACACTTGTAAGTAAAATCACGAGTCGTAGATTTATTAAGCAAAATGAGAATTCACGCTTCGATTTA
It encodes:
- a CDS encoding transglutaminase domain-containing protein, which codes for MALNPLENADHAKRFLLLQTLRCIGAICLLYFVAKASDLGTSNLLLSLATCSGIISAGVLLARGVKLKGSLALHGAIVAILYLGIFLTSYLLPSTKPANDFFTYRIGSHLDLILFSYCLAHISTWLFWTKQLTDTVEMFVASSLIIWLLAGHRQYQLDAPKRIGELSWYFGIAPEWLFLILGAIATTIITTYAISSHRRALFNCLNPVAKRGKLQPLASILITLLLLSCLALLANNIKQSYAQEMDRSSEGVGRDQNKEGDSNLGFHSAVGKTKQPAALVRFESDYRDNPTAPMLYFREGSLSEFNGHELVLASPDYDRDVPRIKPGEPYTTIGKNNYDDEKNRTEIVQSIFLLAEHQAPFGIDYPTSIRALGNPDPKKFLLAYQVTSLAPHVNPETLIDSASGDSSWSKLIWDHYLRAPGSKSLKRFELPATDSATPVLDEFGEDLRYAMLSKLLTEGLENDVEKTLAITRYLSQESIYTRQPNHTVPANGDAVAPYIFAQEKRGYCVHFAHAAVYLLRLASIPARIGTGYLTDLSYAKDGHILLQLGDRHAWPEVYIQGYGWAVFDIQPARAENEPTLVPDEKLLEDLMSKIDPIKANFPPGKSEASNQSLDDEIGQSLLNTKFLLITVLLLASLFVIAKGYLRFAWKFTSDPRKKVELAHRSLSLLAADLGKFRDCGETRLEFAKRLSEEEQFSLERLARAHERVKYQALETQIEITNTDALVKESLNSYERKRDRFKRALSFFSPLSFLRISKW
- a CDS encoding DUF58 domain-containing protein; the encoded protein is LTLLARLYFKSRVELTVLGQEQTRIARSDVEFTISIRHTNVPPFYCLEIKPSFIHPLATPTFILRGRYQRQNLTGKIHFPHRGKWTVDHLRISLRDRLGLTQQSWKVYTPSEFKIIAAQKPIPSLPIAFSQSQEGDTPEDTRERSGEHFDIKPYAPSDGVRRLLWKTYARSGELFVRQPEPALFPEGEVAVFVVANKDEDYVVGAFMSYLEQLRLAQVECLLGTDVAANTLPLVKSGLNSKTSEQVYELLINYVFERTCGSGESFAEYLRELTNQKKLPERIIIFGPEERANWFTNISSQVGASTQASTKLSVALIKKGALPHSSGTNFILKNLPSTLHRILPLSYQVERPKQQAKTAQQITNAGAQLIICESAQNQQLEKQVARRDSAWH